TATTACCGAGTGACTTGAGCATATTGACGCGGAACCGCCAGCGGGTCCCATCGACTTCGCACTGATAAGAAAAGTCAGCCCCGCCCTCCTCTTCGAAGATGATCAGGTTGCGTTCGTCCATCATCGGCAATAGCAGCCGAACCATCTCCTCGGCTTCGATTGGACCGCGATTGAGCGGTTTGAGTTCGCCACCGACGCGTACCATCGGCGGCTGACCGACTTTCATGTGCAAGTCGGACCCTTCGAGTTTGACCAGGGCACGAAAAATCTTATCGACCTCGAGTTCTTTTTTCTCTTGGAGCAGGGAACTCTTTAGCCGCGAGGCGACTGCTTCGGCGGACATATTGCGACCCGCAGCAGGAGGCGCTTTGGCAGGTTTACCGTGTGACATGAGCGAATAGGATTCGAGGGGGGAGAAGAAAGGAGCTCAGGATATCTTACTTGCCATGACGATCAGACGATAGAAACCGAGCGAGAACCCCAGCAAGATGCCTGCGATGGCGAAATACGGCGTGGCGTTGCCCAACCAATGGTCGAGACCATAACCCGCGCCGCCGAGAACCAGCGAGTAGGTGGCCAGTTCGAAACCCGACGATGCCAGCCTCAGGAGGGTTTGTCGTTCTTGGGCAGACTGCGATGGCGTGGGTG
This genomic window from Allorhodopirellula heiligendammensis contains:
- a CDS encoding AtpZ/AtpI family protein — its product is MMDSTPPPAPDDAPSDDADDAPNAAPLAGHPTNRSAHSPTPSQSAQERQTLLRLASSGFELATYSLVLGGAGYGLDHWLGNATPYFAIAGILLGFSLGFYRLIVMASKIS